One window of the Pyrinomonadaceae bacterium genome contains the following:
- a CDS encoding FHA domain-containing protein has product MKIVLAEDRGGKLLGERAFTSDVVLVGRDPAVCHFFFAQNQWPMVSRRHAEFRLTDGRWTVTDANSRFGTFVNGQKIAAPVEVRVGSHVQLGADGPILRVVSIEQSPVAVAKPSAKPADVDRMATVRDASADIHQSDATAPTEVQPPASPRPPVPAAPPRPPVPATPPRPPVQSAPRVSSQPARLELLDPIAANVRRFELNKDVFELGRDPQGDVVIDAAAAVVSRRHAEIRKVDGQFAVVDLKSFNGTLVNGQRITGTVKLFDKDQVQLGTGGPILRLVDPAHPAAAQSRVGGSQPGGVAAPPSIPSEFGQIAAMARRQTIVSTSGSMAPQSMPGANQSQLLARVSFDARMQLSVGRAADNDVRLDGLQISNHHARFASSSGSVTVEDAGSTNGVYVNGQRVSGRRAVQHSDVIQIGPFVLQADAQHGVAVYDTRSKTRIDCLNIVKIVANRSGGGSIKLLDDVSLTVQPNEFIGLLGPSGAGKSTLMDSLNGMRPATSGFVLVNNLDLYRHLDSLKQSIGYVPQDDIIHRELTVYRTLYYVARLRLSSDVSTKEIDQIINEVMDVTGLSERRDVPVSQLSGGQRKRVSIAVELITKPSVIFLDEPTSGLDPATEEKIMKLFRQIAESGRTVVLTTHAMENVKLFDKIVVLMRGKLVFYGAPQDALAHVEAESFKDLYDKLEDPVDERIAAMPPLPANAAKSQKQAFKQQREQIAEQVADEWKQKFQTTEHYRRNVAEPLSLLPRDGRAAAPPKRHTTVTDSIRQWGTLTRRYMEVLSRDKFNLLILFAQAPIIAFLTYLVVGDTLPRDFPYFVLGLVALWFGTSVASREIIRERAVYTRERMVNLGLLPYVGSKIFVLALIVTVQCLMLFGALKMMHYVGLMSVPGWLVPQLAIVFITAMVGIALGLFVSAIVKTSEMATSLVPLILIPQILFSGLVGVPEGASKAIGTLMPATWAFDGLKQFSTLDTLDEEGSDPDGENEGKGLYKHYEALNDRNIEQARQDVDDYKKDAEQDLKDYEKKMKDYVSDLQSGRQATQPAAPKLKDPPEVKGAEKIPEDVSNYISFLHPWGNKIIDPFVLMFMFVALVIATIVTLKAQDIL; this is encoded by the coding sequence ATGAAGATTGTTCTGGCTGAGGATCGCGGCGGCAAGCTGCTGGGCGAACGCGCGTTCACCAGCGACGTGGTGCTTGTGGGCCGTGACCCCGCCGTCTGCCATTTCTTCTTTGCGCAAAACCAATGGCCCATGGTGTCGCGACGCCATGCGGAGTTTCGTCTGACCGACGGGCGCTGGACCGTTACTGACGCGAACTCCCGATTCGGCACTTTTGTGAATGGTCAGAAAATAGCTGCGCCCGTCGAAGTGCGCGTCGGTTCGCATGTGCAGCTGGGAGCTGATGGCCCAATCCTCCGGGTTGTCAGTATCGAGCAGTCGCCGGTCGCAGTGGCCAAACCTTCCGCGAAGCCCGCTGATGTCGATCGCATGGCGACCGTGCGTGATGCGTCGGCGGACATTCACCAGTCTGATGCCACCGCTCCGACTGAAGTTCAACCGCCTGCGTCGCCACGTCCGCCGGTACCAGCCGCACCGCCACGTCCGCCGGTACCAGCCACGCCACCGCGTCCGCCGGTACAATCCGCGCCGCGCGTTTCTTCACAACCAGCGCGGCTTGAGCTGCTTGATCCAATCGCGGCGAATGTCCGCCGTTTCGAACTAAATAAGGATGTCTTTGAACTGGGTCGCGATCCGCAAGGTGATGTAGTGATCGATGCCGCGGCTGCAGTCGTATCGCGCCGTCACGCGGAGATTCGCAAAGTTGACGGACAGTTTGCGGTAGTCGATCTGAAGAGCTTCAACGGCACGCTCGTCAATGGTCAGCGCATTACAGGAACGGTAAAGCTGTTCGACAAGGATCAGGTGCAACTAGGCACGGGCGGACCGATCTTGCGATTAGTCGATCCGGCTCATCCGGCCGCGGCACAATCCCGAGTTGGCGGGAGCCAGCCCGGCGGAGTGGCCGCGCCGCCGTCGATTCCATCCGAGTTTGGCCAGATTGCGGCGATGGCACGCCGGCAAACCATCGTTTCGACGTCAGGGTCTATGGCGCCGCAATCCATGCCCGGCGCCAACCAGTCGCAACTGCTCGCCCGCGTTTCGTTCGATGCGCGGATGCAACTTTCGGTCGGTCGCGCGGCGGACAACGACGTTCGGCTCGACGGTTTGCAGATTTCCAATCATCACGCGCGCTTCGCGAGCTCGAGCGGCAGCGTAACGGTGGAAGACGCGGGCTCGACGAACGGTGTGTATGTCAACGGCCAGCGTGTCAGCGGCCGCCGCGCGGTTCAGCATTCGGACGTCATCCAAATCGGACCGTTCGTACTCCAGGCAGATGCGCAGCACGGCGTGGCCGTTTACGACACGCGTTCAAAAACCCGCATCGACTGCCTCAACATCGTCAAGATTGTCGCGAACCGCTCCGGGGGCGGATCGATCAAGTTGCTCGACGACGTTTCGCTGACGGTTCAGCCGAACGAGTTTATCGGGTTGCTCGGCCCCTCAGGCGCGGGCAAGTCCACTTTGATGGATTCGCTGAACGGCATGCGGCCCGCGACCAGCGGGTTCGTCCTCGTCAACAATCTGGATCTATACCGGCATCTCGATTCGTTGAAGCAATCGATTGGCTACGTTCCACAGGATGACATCATCCACCGCGAGCTGACGGTTTATCGCACGCTCTACTACGTGGCGCGGCTGCGGCTGTCGAGCGACGTGTCGACCAAAGAAATCGATCAGATCATCAATGAGGTGATGGACGTCACCGGTTTGTCAGAGCGGCGCGACGTGCCGGTAAGCCAACTGTCCGGCGGACAACGCAAGCGCGTTTCAATCGCGGTTGAGCTAATCACCAAGCCGTCAGTGATCTTTCTGGACGAGCCGACTTCGGGTCTCGATCCCGCGACTGAAGAAAAGATCATGAAACTCTTTCGGCAAATCGCCGAGAGCGGCCGCACGGTCGTGCTGACGACGCATGCGATGGAGAACGTGAAGCTCTTTGACAAGATTGTCGTGCTGATGCGCGGCAAGCTGGTGTTCTATGGCGCGCCGCAGGATGCGCTGGCCCACGTCGAGGCCGAAAGTTTCAAAGACCTTTACGACAAACTGGAAGACCCGGTCGACGAACGCATCGCGGCGATGCCTCCGTTGCCGGCCAATGCCGCGAAGTCGCAGAAGCAGGCATTCAAACAGCAGCGCGAACAGATCGCCGAACAAGTCGCCGACGAATGGAAGCAAAAATTCCAAACGACGGAACACTACCGGCGCAACGTCGCTGAGCCGCTCAGTCTTTTGCCCCGCGATGGCCGCGCCGCCGCGCCACCAAAGCGGCACACAACGGTTACCGATTCAATCCGCCAGTGGGGCACGCTCACGCGCCGCTACATGGAAGTCCTGAGCCGCGACAAATTCAATCTGCTGATTCTCTTTGCCCAGGCGCCCATCATCGCCTTCCTTACTTATCTCGTTGTCGGGGACACGCTGCCCCGCGACTTCCCATATTTCGTGCTCGGGCTGGTCGCGCTCTGGTTCGGCACCTCGGTCGCTTCGCGCGAAATCATTCGCGAGCGGGCCGTTTACACGCGCGAGCGCATGGTGAACCTTGGATTATTGCCTTACGTCGGCTCGAAAATATTTGTGCTCGCGCTGATCGTGACGGTGCAGTGCTTGATGTTGTTCGGCGCGCTCAAGATGATGCATTACGTCGGCTTGATGAGCGTTCCCGGATGGCTGGTGCCGCAACTGGCGATTGTGTTTATTACCGCGATGGTGGGTATCGCGCTGGGCTTATTCGTGTCGGCGATCGTGAAGACGTCCGAGATGGCGACGAGTCTCGTGCCGCTAATTCTTATCCCGCAAATTCTGTTTTCCGGTCTGGTCGGCGTTCCCGAAGGAGCTTCGAAGGCGATCGGTACGCTCATGCCGGCGACGTGGGCGTTTGATGGGCTGAAGCAGTTTTCAACGCTCGATACTCTGGATGAAGAGGGTTCCGATCCCGATGGCGAGAACGAGGGGAAGGGTCTTTACAAACATTACGAAGCCTTAAACGATCGCAACATCGAGCAGGCGCGCCAGGATGTTGATGATTACAAGAAAGACGCTGAGCAGGACTTGAAGGATTACGAGAAGAAGATGAAGGACTACGTCAGCGATTTACAAAGCGGGCGGCAAGCCACTCAGCCGGCTGCGCCGAAGCTGAAAGATCCGCCGGAGGTCAAAGGCGCGGAAAAGATTCCCGAGGACGTCAGCAACTACATCTCATTCCTTCATCCCTGGGGCAATAAGATCATTGATCCGTTTGTCCTGATGTTTATGTTCGTAGCGTTGGTAATCGCAACCATTGTAACGCTTAAGGCGCAAGACATTTTGTGA
- a CDS encoding tetratricopeptide repeat protein, with the protein MNKPSIAFSRMRISALVKAALAFVCLMVASGAVLAQETGGELGGGAGIFRPKNPEAKRSGNPARPPKPRMTPAEIEARFQDALADGNDDRDARRFVQAEAAYRRALVLKPRDSRAHYAIGNVLVDQQRWDDAEVSYRKAFDTAATDPEVLMALSFALVQPRTGALNAKRFTDAEYFARRATQLAPTNAIAFDRLGVAMTARGIYNADAESAFRRATELDPNFVVAQVHLAGVLARMKRWDEADALFRSAGDKAQDAPTLVLIADALQGAQRWNDSEPVLRRALSLDARNPGALFLMGRFYSVNQRYAEAAAILKTAAEVNTKSFIVRTVLARAYLGSGEHDNAFRTYEEAAALASAADRKALAGQFGFTGVGDGYMTAGRGRDALRAYQKALELDPANAELPAKIAAARAKS; encoded by the coding sequence ATGAACAAACCCTCGATTGCCTTTTCAAGAATGAGAATTAGCGCGCTTGTTAAAGCGGCGCTGGCGTTCGTCTGCCTGATGGTGGCGTCGGGTGCGGTGCTGGCCCAGGAGACGGGCGGCGAGCTGGGCGGCGGCGCCGGCATCTTTCGGCCGAAGAATCCCGAAGCCAAACGGAGCGGCAATCCGGCGCGTCCGCCGAAGCCGAGAATGACTCCGGCCGAAATCGAAGCGCGATTTCAGGATGCGCTCGCCGACGGCAACGATGATCGTGATGCGCGCAGGTTCGTCCAGGCGGAAGCGGCTTACCGCCGCGCTTTGGTGTTGAAGCCGCGCGATTCGCGCGCGCACTACGCGATCGGAAATGTCCTGGTAGATCAGCAGCGCTGGGACGACGCTGAAGTGTCTTATCGAAAAGCCTTCGACACCGCGGCGACTGATCCTGAAGTTCTGATGGCCCTAAGCTTTGCGCTGGTACAGCCGCGCACCGGCGCGCTGAACGCAAAACGATTTACCGACGCCGAGTACTTTGCCCGGCGCGCGACGCAACTGGCGCCCACTAATGCGATCGCTTTCGATCGTTTGGGGGTCGCGATGACCGCGCGCGGCATTTACAACGCCGATGCCGAAAGTGCTTTCCGCCGCGCGACGGAACTGGATCCGAATTTTGTCGTGGCGCAAGTCCACCTCGCCGGTGTGCTGGCGCGAATGAAGCGATGGGATGAGGCCGACGCGCTTTTCCGCTCGGCCGGAGACAAAGCGCAGGACGCTCCGACCCTGGTTTTGATTGCAGACGCACTGCAAGGGGCACAGCGCTGGAACGATTCTGAGCCGGTGCTGCGACGCGCACTTTCGCTGGACGCGAGAAATCCGGGCGCCCTATTCCTGATGGGCCGGTTCTATTCGGTCAATCAACGCTATGCAGAAGCGGCTGCGATTTTGAAAACGGCCGCCGAAGTGAACACGAAGAGTTTTATCGTGCGGACCGTTCTGGCGCGGGCCTACCTGGGCTCCGGAGAGCATGACAACGCGTTCAGAACCTACGAAGAAGCAGCCGCGCTGGCCTCCGCTGCTGATCGCAAAGCGCTCGCCGGCCAGTTCGGCTTCACCGGCGTCGGCGATGGATACATGACCGCCGGTCGAGGCCGCGACGCGCTGCGCGCTTATCAAAAGGCCCTTGAGTTAGACCCGGCGAATGCAGAGTTGCCGGCGAAGATCGCCGCCGCGCGCGCAAAATCGTAG
- a CDS encoding bifunctional serine/threonine-protein kinase/formylglycine-generating enzyme family protein, producing MKECPKCRVCFADDVAFCPDDGAATGPSIAGEPILDGRYNLERRLGQGGMGIVYKGRHIFLKTQHAIKIILPDLVGNDPNLVTRFRQEALAAAAIRHQNIIAVTDFGVVRGTMPFLVMEFVQGKSLQEVMSAEGAMGPVRAFDFMQPICSGIAAAHRQNIVHRDIKPLNVMLQDGLTIAEGTKILDFGLAKIKSGELLGSFVAAQTTGLMGSPFYMAPEQWSDEPPDARADVYSLGVMLYQMLAGEVPFKANAIPAIMKKHLTEEPPTFSSRGIEVPPQIEAVVRHALEKEPEHRTSSADEFLEEFRQAMEAASALLKTTGEARQPDPYQTLVTGPPPATDPHVGRSSYTRPTEDLIAAAISSKSWMEEQDKLTAAREELAREEQGRRQLAAEAERKRREDEARQEAERQQQLKQKQEEERIEAERLAAEQRAAEEREREAERVRDEEARKLREAEEARRQEEQRLEEARRKEQQRLDEERRREEERKRVEELVAQQTKAIEEKLTKLASSIPPAPAAVAEAANARQVGATTITENSYPNMVNVPPAAVAGKRNVLPYALAGVLLLVLVGGGIGAWVLWPRPTPTPGGGDNPPIENPKDPDPGPAPVTFTPEFISVPGGTFDMGRNGATVAEVPVHAASVQPLVIDKTEVTNYEYQQFVEKTGHEAPSHWINKKPIAGQELWPVTFVSHSDAVAFAKWRSERDGLKWRLPTEEEWEYAARGGDQENIYPWGNTWTEGHAITKSSGANEPKPVGSAPNDKTRWGALDMMGNVYEWTATKARYYQGSSKQVEGEQRNWYVIRGASFGTAQEPKPISTTRRDWVDGNTKVGALGFRLVRPQ from the coding sequence ATGAAAGAGTGTCCAAAGTGTCGCGTATGTTTTGCCGACGACGTGGCTTTTTGCCCTGACGACGGCGCCGCGACCGGTCCGTCCATCGCCGGCGAACCGATCCTTGACGGCCGCTACAACCTTGAGCGGCGGCTGGGCCAGGGCGGCATGGGCATTGTTTACAAAGGCCGGCACATCTTTCTCAAGACCCAGCACGCCATCAAGATCATTCTTCCCGATCTGGTCGGCAACGATCCAAATCTCGTCACGCGCTTTCGGCAGGAAGCCTTGGCCGCCGCCGCGATTCGCCATCAGAACATAATTGCGGTCACCGACTTTGGAGTTGTGCGCGGCACGATGCCTTTTCTCGTGATGGAGTTCGTGCAGGGCAAGTCGCTGCAGGAAGTGATGTCCGCCGAAGGCGCGATGGGCCCGGTGCGCGCCTTCGACTTTATGCAGCCGATCTGTTCGGGCATCGCTGCGGCCCATCGCCAGAACATCGTGCACCGCGACATCAAGCCCCTGAACGTCATGCTTCAGGACGGTCTGACGATTGCCGAAGGCACAAAGATTCTCGACTTCGGTCTCGCGAAAATTAAGTCAGGCGAGTTGCTGGGTTCCTTTGTCGCCGCGCAGACCACGGGACTGATGGGCTCGCCGTTTTACATGGCGCCCGAGCAGTGGTCGGACGAACCACCCGACGCGCGCGCTGATGTGTACAGCCTCGGCGTGATGCTCTATCAAATGCTCGCCGGTGAAGTGCCGTTCAAAGCGAACGCGATTCCGGCGATCATGAAGAAGCACCTGACTGAGGAGCCGCCGACATTCTCGTCCCGCGGCATAGAGGTGCCGCCGCAAATTGAAGCGGTCGTGCGTCACGCGCTCGAAAAAGAGCCGGAGCATCGCACGTCATCCGCGGATGAATTCCTTGAAGAGTTTCGCCAGGCGATGGAGGCCGCCAGCGCGCTGCTGAAAACCACCGGCGAAGCGCGGCAGCCGGATCCTTACCAGACGCTGGTGACCGGCCCGCCGCCCGCGACCGATCCGCACGTAGGCAGATCCAGTTACACGCGTCCGACTGAGGACTTGATCGCGGCCGCCATCAGCAGCAAGTCCTGGATGGAAGAACAGGACAAGTTGACCGCAGCGCGCGAGGAACTGGCCCGCGAAGAACAAGGGCGACGCCAACTCGCCGCTGAGGCCGAGCGCAAACGAAGAGAAGACGAAGCCCGGCAGGAAGCCGAGCGGCAACAGCAGCTCAAACAAAAGCAGGAAGAAGAGCGGATCGAAGCAGAGCGCCTCGCCGCCGAGCAGCGCGCCGCGGAAGAGCGCGAGCGCGAAGCAGAGCGTGTGCGCGATGAAGAAGCCCGAAAGCTTCGGGAAGCAGAGGAAGCGCGCCGCCAGGAAGAACAACGGCTGGAGGAAGCGCGGCGTAAAGAGCAACAGCGCCTCGACGAAGAGCGCCGGCGCGAAGAAGAACGCAAACGTGTCGAAGAGTTGGTCGCGCAGCAGACGAAAGCGATTGAAGAGAAGCTGACGAAACTCGCGTCGAGTATTCCCCCCGCGCCCGCCGCGGTGGCGGAAGCGGCGAACGCACGGCAAGTGGGCGCGACGACGATTACGGAGAACAGCTATCCGAATATGGTCAATGTGCCGCCGGCGGCGGTGGCCGGCAAGCGGAACGTATTGCCGTACGCGCTTGCGGGTGTTTTATTGCTGGTGCTGGTCGGCGGTGGAATCGGCGCGTGGGTTCTTTGGCCCAGGCCTACGCCCACGCCCGGTGGCGGCGACAATCCCCCGATTGAAAACCCGAAAGATCCGGATCCAGGACCAGCGCCCGTCACCTTTACTCCCGAGTTCATTTCAGTTCCGGGTGGAACATTCGACATGGGCCGCAATGGCGCCACCGTGGCCGAGGTTCCGGTCCACGCCGCTTCTGTGCAGCCCTTGGTGATCGACAAGACTGAAGTTACAAATTACGAGTATCAGCAGTTTGTCGAGAAAACGGGTCACGAAGCACCGTCACACTGGATCAACAAGAAACCGATCGCGGGACAGGAACTGTGGCCGGTTACCTTTGTGTCCCACAGCGATGCCGTTGCGTTTGCCAAGTGGCGTTCAGAACGCGATGGTTTGAAGTGGCGGCTGCCCACCGAAGAGGAATGGGAGTACGCCGCGCGCGGCGGCGATCAGGAGAACATCTATCCCTGGGGAAACACGTGGACGGAGGGCCACGCGATCACCAAGAGTTCGGGTGCTAACGAGCCGAAGCCGGTTGGTTCCGCGCCTAATGACAAAACACGCTGGGGCGCGCTGGACATGATGGGCAACGTTTACGAGTGGACCGCGACCAAGGCCCGGTACTATCAAGGCAGTTCGAAACAGGTCGAAGGCGAACAGCGCAACTGGTATGTCATTCGGGGCGCTTCGTTCGGTACGGCGCAGGAGCCGAAGCCAATCTCGACCACGCGACGCGATTGGGTCGATGGCAATACCAAGGTTGGCGCGCTGGGCTTTCGTCTGGTTCGACCGCAGTAA
- a CDS encoding 2OG-Fe(II) oxygenase: MSQTDILKRLGVVTVRNFLDVATCERIIAEICESKRTPATSYRDGRAQGVDEQKRRVLRASVSSGLHSLVGERLREHKRMLEESFGAPLADWEAPQFLQYRAGDFFIPHTDSSVAEGSRQFIKRRAMSVVIFLNGESDEPAEGRFGGGSLVLYNLLSDPRTERLGFPIKAEPGTFLAFPSHIFHEVTPVKHGARYTVVTWFGRHEGDGVSEPTNGKSERPTAPAQTRDHQPG; the protein is encoded by the coding sequence ATGTCCCAAACGGATATCTTGAAGCGCCTTGGCGTTGTGACGGTCCGCAATTTCCTCGATGTCGCGACGTGCGAGCGAATCATCGCGGAGATATGCGAGTCGAAGCGGACGCCTGCAACCTCTTATCGTGACGGCCGCGCGCAGGGCGTGGATGAACAGAAGAGAAGAGTCTTGCGAGCGAGCGTCTCTTCCGGTCTACATTCGCTTGTAGGAGAACGCTTGCGCGAACACAAGCGCATGCTTGAAGAGAGCTTTGGTGCGCCACTCGCAGACTGGGAAGCTCCTCAATTCCTGCAGTACCGTGCCGGTGATTTTTTCATACCGCATACGGACTCATCAGTGGCCGAGGGAAGTCGGCAATTCATTAAGAGACGCGCCATGTCGGTTGTCATTTTTCTAAACGGTGAATCGGACGAGCCGGCGGAAGGTCGTTTCGGCGGTGGTTCGCTTGTTCTCTACAACCTTCTCTCCGATCCACGCACCGAGCGTCTGGGTTTTCCGATCAAAGCAGAGCCAGGCACGTTCCTGGCCTTTCCCTCGCACATCTTCCACGAGGTAACGCCGGTGAAACATGGCGCGCGCTACACGGTTGTTACGTGGTTCGGAAGACACGAAGGTGACGGTGTTTCAGAACCAACGAACGGAAAGTCAGAGAGACCCACGGCTCCGGCGCAAACCCGTGACCACCAGCCAGGATGA
- the leuS gene encoding leucine--tRNA ligase, giving the protein MDEKYFPEKIEAKWQKRWADERAFEAREDDPREKFYALEMLPYPSGFLHMGHVRNYAIGDALAWYKRLRGFNVLHPIGWDSFGQPAEQAAIKRGVQPRDWTEENIAHMEGQMRRLGISYDWSRVIAAHRPEYYKWDQWFFLKMLERGLAYKRTSPVNWCPKEQTVLSNEQSSGGICWRCGTAVVKKEIEQWYLRITKYAEQLVQDIKEIENSWPEKVIKRQRDWVGRSEGAYIDFGVKDLKERIRVFTTRIDTIFGATAIVVAAEHPILPQLLEGSSLKDDVLKFAEQIKAARAIKAEDQTAEEEKLGMNTGQLAVNPFNGELLPIWVANYVLMDYGAGAVMSVPAHDERDFEFAQKYTLPIRQVIAPIVHGQQNEPDDAVPGSDQSMEMKQAFVEQGVLVNSGEWSGQLSQEAIREMSEYAGAKNFGGGAVTYRIRDWGISRQRFWGAPIPVVYCPKCGMVPVPEKDLPVMLPEKAEFTGTGESPLKTVPEFVNTRCPTCGAAATRETDTMDTFVDSSWYFFRYCDPGNESMPFEPERVAKWTPVDQYIGGDSHAVMHLIYTRFWTKVMRDLGLVTFNEPVKRLLTQGMVTNRVEETNEWKAMSKSLGNGVDPDEMIEAFGADATRLFILFAAPVENELRWSETGIEGAVRFLRRVWTMVYRYAGLPPAEHAEDVRTEFSDGARTLRRKTHQTIARVTEDSEKLDLNTNVAALMELSNALGEFNIDPATASDTDVFAVREALEALVVMLAPFSPHIAEEMWEGLGHAGGLLKSARWPSADRELAKKDELEIPVQVNGKLRSRVVVSPDISEADLRALALADAKVQSFIDGHKIVKVIVVPQRLVNVVVKKA; this is encoded by the coding sequence ATGGACGAGAAATATTTTCCTGAAAAAATCGAAGCGAAGTGGCAGAAGCGCTGGGCCGACGAGCGTGCGTTTGAAGCCCGCGAAGACGACCCGCGCGAAAAGTTTTACGCGCTCGAGATGCTGCCGTATCCCTCCGGCTTTCTGCACATGGGGCACGTGCGGAACTACGCGATCGGCGACGCGCTGGCCTGGTACAAGCGCCTGCGCGGGTTCAACGTTTTGCATCCGATCGGCTGGGATAGTTTTGGACAGCCAGCCGAACAAGCCGCGATCAAACGCGGCGTCCAACCACGCGACTGGACTGAAGAAAACATCGCGCACATGGAAGGGCAGATGCGGCGGCTGGGCATCAGTTATGACTGGTCTCGTGTGATCGCCGCGCACCGGCCGGAATACTACAAATGGGACCAGTGGTTCTTTCTGAAAATGCTGGAACGCGGTCTGGCGTACAAGCGCACTTCGCCGGTCAACTGGTGTCCGAAAGAACAAACGGTGCTGTCGAACGAACAGTCGTCAGGCGGCATCTGCTGGCGGTGCGGCACTGCGGTGGTCAAGAAAGAGATCGAACAGTGGTATCTGCGCATTACGAAATACGCGGAGCAGTTGGTCCAGGACATCAAAGAGATTGAAAACAGCTGGCCCGAAAAAGTCATCAAGCGCCAGCGCGACTGGGTAGGGCGCAGTGAAGGCGCGTATATCGATTTCGGAGTCAAAGATCTGAAAGAAAGGATCCGTGTGTTCACCACTCGCATCGACACGATCTTTGGTGCGACTGCGATCGTGGTTGCGGCCGAGCACCCGATTCTGCCGCAGCTGCTGGAAGGCTCATCTTTGAAAGACGACGTGCTCAAGTTTGCGGAGCAGATCAAAGCGGCGCGCGCGATCAAAGCAGAAGACCAGACGGCTGAGGAAGAGAAGCTCGGCATGAACACCGGGCAGCTGGCCGTCAATCCCTTCAACGGCGAGCTGTTGCCGATCTGGGTCGCAAATTACGTGCTGATGGATTATGGCGCGGGTGCGGTGATGAGCGTGCCGGCGCACGATGAACGCGATTTCGAGTTCGCGCAGAAATACACGCTGCCGATTCGACAGGTCATTGCGCCGATCGTGCATGGCCAGCAGAACGAGCCGGACGATGCCGTCCCGGGCAGCGATCAGTCGATGGAAATGAAGCAGGCTTTCGTCGAACAAGGTGTCCTGGTGAACAGTGGCGAATGGAGCGGTCAACTTTCGCAGGAGGCGATTCGCGAAATGTCTGAGTATGCAGGCGCCAAGAACTTCGGTGGCGGCGCGGTCACCTATCGCATACGTGACTGGGGCATCTCGCGGCAGCGGTTCTGGGGTGCGCCGATTCCGGTTGTGTATTGCCCGAAGTGCGGAATGGTGCCCGTGCCGGAGAAAGATCTGCCCGTCATGTTGCCGGAGAAGGCGGAATTCACCGGCACAGGCGAATCGCCTTTGAAGACCGTCCCCGAATTCGTCAACACCAGGTGCCCGACGTGTGGCGCGGCCGCGACGCGTGAGACGGACACGATGGACACGTTTGTCGATTCGTCCTGGTACTTCTTTCGTTACTGCGATCCAGGTAACGAATCGATGCCGTTTGAGCCGGAACGCGTCGCGAAATGGACGCCGGTGGATCAATACATCGGCGGCGACTCGCATGCGGTGATGCATCTGATCTACACGCGTTTCTGGACCAAGGTGATGCGCGACTTAGGCCTGGTGACTTTCAACGAACCGGTGAAGCGGCTGCTGACGCAGGGCATGGTCACCAATCGCGTCGAAGAGACAAACGAATGGAAAGCGATGTCGAAGTCGCTCGGCAACGGTGTCGATCCGGACGAGATGATCGAAGCCTTCGGCGCCGACGCCACCCGTCTGTTCATTCTGTTCGCCGCGCCGGTCGAGAATGAACTGCGCTGGTCGGAAACGGGAATTGAAGGCGCGGTGCGATTTCTGCGACGCGTGTGGACGATGGTGTACCGGTACGCGGGTCTCCCGCCTGCCGAGCACGCCGAAGACGTACGTACCGAATTCAGCGATGGTGCTCGCACGCTGCGCCGCAAGACTCACCAAACGATTGCCCGCGTGACCGAGGATTCTGAGAAGCTCGATCTCAACACAAACGTCGCGGCTTTGATGGAGCTGTCGAATGCACTCGGCGAATTCAACATCGATCCGGCGACGGCTTCGGACACTGACGTGTTCGCCGTGCGCGAAGCGCTCGAAGCCCTCGTCGTTATGTTGGCCCCGTTCTCTCCGCACATCGCCGAAGAGATGTGGGAAGGGTTGGGTCATGCCGGCGGTCTGTTGAAGTCTGCCCGGTGGCCGTCTGCCGATCGCGAGCTGGCGAAGAAAGATGAGCTGGAGATTCCCGTTCAGGTAAATGGCAAGCTGCGTTCGCGTGTGGTCGTGTCGCCTGACATTTCTGAAGCCGACTTGCGCGCGTTAGCGCTGGCGGACGCCAAGGTCCAAAGCTTCATCGACGGTCACAAGATCGTTAAGGTGATTGTGGTGCCTCAGCGCCTGGTGAACGTCGTAGTGAAGAAAGCGTAG